A DNA window from Tachysurus vachellii isolate PV-2020 chromosome 20, HZAU_Pvac_v1, whole genome shotgun sequence contains the following coding sequences:
- the LOC132863183 gene encoding unconventional myosin-XVIIIb-like isoform X2 — MALSSRLKLWEQKIKDEKKLPAATQPPPPLSVIPGGFLKQLVRETEKETKQKEPELKEEKAPSKLSENLVQQFLLPDQTPPILEAEMALRAEQMVNATLKERKTSISRQNLSPCDINQQDDFIVSKPDVNDHKQENGSNLLKFPDVLAEKENLKEQTKAQVNLKEVKEDKIREVRQEPEGQLADSTITGEPKKPVRDVWYEAGTVWYTHKNGFTLATQLKPDEGTPELPYGKVRVRLQTDGSVHDVTQYEIEKLNPPELDLCEDLSQLGSVNESSILHTLTSRARAHMALTNAGPNLLALWPPITSPGKGLRTRHWDTWETPAPLQTLVQNVYMSMVGQRRDQSLVALGRSGTGKSTLCQAFAKALLKHAGTAGENLTLERLQAMFTVLHSFGCVSSHHSEASSRFAMVLSLDFNHKGLAAAGHLQTMMLERWRVCHRPEGESNFLIFSQMLAGLSPEMRTELQLHQIPENSMFGISCPTKVDEKQRATVEFGRLLEAMKTLQFSSDEQRAIWHVLAGIYHLGIAGTCKVGRKQFMSFESAQVASSVLGCEGEDLHTAVFKHHLRQLLQRATGTTRERHIAVEQEEGPKLSAAQCVEGMAAGLYEELFTAIVSLINRALCSQQLTLGSVIVVDAPGLRNPRHSGKDRAAGFSEFCHNYLQERLLEHHFTHTFTNCLDRYTQEKVSVDFEAPEDSPQKVVCAIDQPGLQVRGPEGDSRGLLWVLDEELVTPNSSENIILERICHYFSDTVRQCEQPLQCEIAHLSGSDPIRYDLSGWFRLVQNNPSTLNASSILQNSTVHVVKALFAPRASVPPLCRGLGGVEGGSQRFLERSGNVRKTFTGGMAAIRRHSHSISIKLQVDALINLIRRSQPVFLQCLSAKVDGGGFDVPALRTQLHSTHLLPALQLYRIGYSDHMSLSDFRRRFQALSPPVMKRYGSVFITPNERKAVEELLIELDLDKKSIVLGSSKVFLKRGVLRLLDAQRDGLINNWLVEMQAACVGHLARQRYRCLKVQQMAVRCIQRNVRVLNRVASWSWWKLLCRIRPLLDVNIDEHKVRAKEDEIRILRERLEKSEKERNELRQTADNLETKTMAFVSELSDERFRGEAVSQALDTERAERLRLTKENKELQDRLDQSKVTVDALEKQLAEEKQKAKSKETLSVMATDGELHLQLDCAQTEVEFLRRRLRQTEERFEAEKEARKLLDTKVLELQAQLEQSKRTVTELKRHCRHVTSDLQDARVLTDSLQARTHDLDRKQRRFDSELTRALEEADNEREQKDKATHESIALRGEIFSLQRTLKESRLEIEHLHHQKQELCDQIRDLTTPLKLGSDSVPELKKQLRELDSKDKEHAQELANMTSKIHQQEQVHLRFEMEMERMKQIHQKELEDKDEELEDVQKSSQRRLRQLEMQLEQEYEEKQMVVHEKHDLEGLIATLCEQVGHRDFDVEKRLRRDLKRTHALLSDAQLILSTMEQTGQCQAPGTKEHLERLHYQLEESEARRLEAETVQKTLAMELENAQLELESICKQKSLVDEQLTQLQHEKTDFLKRLEEDQEDLNELMKKHKALIAQSSSDIAQIRELQAELEEVKKEKQRLQEQLQTSSAHLQFLESSTVARSIVSKQEARVCDLENKLEFQRGQVKRFEVLVLRLRDSVLKMGEELEQSAQAEARERENSHYYQQRLADMRLEMEDLSLREQESSRRRMELEMQVEELSAVRQTLQADLETSIRRIADLQAALEEVESSDESDTERENASSVGSSIGSDQAGMGIRRWLGESRGGQRSCGGGVSSYAGSTTGSQSVTDAMSTSSYRSCSQELEDDPPENSRLPRATSSTALSELLDGLRKKRAGWDKSSEVDEGSTVSLPIYQPTAASSLRRRALMLSPDTNEGLEELVRPGILKMPSPLLPHSSSLRSLSESMPTDTSNTSTMSKINRFGSCDSLTSVLSAKQIPNLSVLKEKEDSGSKSLPALSTHHPIRHQLFRGLAAESDGEALIGSEPLVFQNQRLLGNPKTDKERVGSNLGDTNSDIVPAIRRSQSISSLASSSSRGGQRRALSVHFGALPPSRASCKDSDSDSSDSEGSQHWSGPQEKRLEAEGSEGDVNSVMKKYLRKAEVD; from the exons ATGGCACTGTCCTCACGCTTAAAACTTTGGGAACAAAAG ATCAAGGATGAGAAGAAGTTGCCAGCGGCTACTCAACCTCCTCCACCTCTTTCTGTCATACCTGGAGGATTCCTAAAGCAGcttgtgagagagacagagaaggagacaaAGCAGAAAGAGCCAGAGCTCAAGGAAGAGAAGGCG CCAAGCAAATTAAGCGAGAACCTAGTCCAGCAGTTCCTTCTTCCAGACCAAACTCCACCCATCTTGGAGGCAGAAATGGCCCTCAGGGCAGAGCAAATGGTCAATGCTACCCTAAAGGAGAGAAAAACATCCATCTCAAGACAGAACCTGAGTCCATGCGACATTAACCAGCAAGATGACTTCATAGTCAGTAAACCAGATGTCAATGATCATAAACAGGAGAATGGCTCCAATCTATTAAAGTTTCCTGACGTGTTGGCAGAAAAAGAGAATCTGAAAGAACAAACAAAGGCACAGGTGAATTTGAAAGAGGTTAAAGAAGACAAGATTAGAGAAGTGAGGCAAGAGCCAGAGGGGCAGCTTGCTGATAGCACCATAACAGGGGAACCCAAGAAACCAGTG aggGATGTCTGGTATGAAGCTGGTACAGTGTGGTACACACATAAAAATGGCTTCACGCTTG CCACTCAGTTGAAGCCAGATGAGGGCACGCCTGAGCTCCCTTACGGGAAAGTGAGGGTTCGACTCCAAACAGATGGCTCTGTACATGATGTCACGCAATACGAGATTGAAAAG CTGAACCCACCTGAGCTGGACTTGTGTGAGGATTTAAGCCAATTAGGGAGTGTAAATGAGTCAAGCATCCTGCACACTCTGACCAGCCGAGCCAGAGCCCACATGGCCCTAACAAATGCTGGACCAAACTTGCTGGCCCTCTGGCCTCCAATAACATCACCTGGAAAG GGGCTGCGAACCCGTCACTGGGACACATGGGAAACACCTGCTCCTCTGCAAACACTGGTCCAAAATGTTTACATGTCTATGGTGGGCCAAAGGAGAGATCAGAGTCTTGTGGCTCTGGGTCGCAGTGGCACAGGGAAATCCACCTTGTGCCAGGCATTTGCCAAGGCACTTCTCAAACACGCTGGCACAGCAGGAGAAAATTTAACAT TGGAGCGTCTCCAGGCCATGTTCACCGTGCTGCACTCCTTTGGCTGTGTAAGCTCTCATCACAGCGAAGCCTCCAGCCGATTTGCCATGGTGCTTTCTCTCGACTTCAACCATAAAGGCCTTGCGGCTGCAGGACACCTTCAG ACCATGATGCTGGAGAGGTGGAGGGTTTGCCATAGGCCTGAGGGAGAGAGCAACTTCTTAATTTTCTCACAGATGCTGGCAGGACTCAGTCCTGAAATGAG GACAGAGCTACAGCTTCACCAGATTCCAGAAAATAGCATGTTTGGCATCAGTTGCCCCACCAAG GTAGATGAGAAGCAGAGGGCTACTGTGGAGTTTGGAAGACTCTTAGAAGCCATGAAGACACTTCAGTTCTCCTCTGATGAACAGCGGGCAATTTGGCATGTTCTGGCAGGAATATATCACCTAGGCATAGCTGGCACATGCAAAG TTGGACGAAAGCAATTTATGAGTTTTGAGAGTGCTCAGGTGGCCAGTTCTGTTCTTGGCTGTGAGGGAGAAGATCTTCACACTGCAGTATTTAAACATCACCTAAGGCAGCTGCTGCAGAGGGCCACTGGAACCACCAGAGAGCGCCACATTGCAGTGGAACAAGAGGAAG GACCTAAATTGAGTGCTGCTCAGTGTGTGGAGGGCATGGCAGCTGGTCTCTACGAGGAGCTGTTTACTGCCATCGTATCTCTGATTAACAG AGCTCTATGCTCCCAGCAGCTAACACTGGGCTCTGTGATTGTGGTAGACGCACCAGGTCTACGCAACCCCCGACACAGTGGGAAAGACAGGGCTGCTGGCTTCTCTGAGTTCTGTCATAACTACCTACAGGAAAGGCTTCTGGAgcatcatttcacacacaccttcacaaacTGTCttgacagatacacacag GAGAAAGTGTCCGTAGATTTTGAGGCTCCTGAGGACAGTCCACAAAAAGTAGTGTGTGCTATAGACCAGCCAGGACTGCAG GTTCGAGGACCAGAGGGTGACTCTCGTGGCCTGCTCTGGGTTCTAGATGAGGAACTCGTCACTCCTAATTCTTCTGAGAACATTATTTTGGAGAGGATATGTCATTACTTTAGTGATACAG TGCGGCAGTGTGAACAGCCTCTACAGTGCGAGATTGCTCATCTATCAGGCTCTGACCCGATACGCTATGACCTATCTGGATGGTTTCGTCTGGTCCAAAATAATCCTTCTACCCTCAATGCCAGCTCCATTCTGCAGAACTCCACTGT TCATGTAGTTAAGGCTCTGTTTGCTCCACGGGCCTCAGTTCCTCCTTTGTGTCGGGGTTTGGGTGGTGTTGAAGGAGGCTCACAGCGCTTTCTGGAAAGAAGTGGAAATGTGCGCAAGACATTCACTGGAGGAATGGCTGCTATCcggagacactcacacagcatcTCTATTAAACTACAAGTG gATGCTCTGATAAACCTGATTCGTCGGTCACAGCCAGTTTTCTTACAGTGTCTCAGCGCAAAGGTCGATGGTGGTGGCTTTGATGTTCCTGCATTACGCACCCAGCTGCACTCAACCCACTTACTACCTGCATTGCAACTGTATCGTATAG GTTACTCAGATCATATGTCTCTGAGTGATTTCCGACGACGTTTCCAGGCTTTGTCTCCTCCTGTAATGAAAAGATATGGATCCGTCTTTATCACACCAAATGAGAGAAAG GCAGTGGAAGAATTATTGATCGAATTGGATCTGGATAAAAAGAGTATTGTTCTGGGATCAAGCAAG gTGTTCTTAAAACGTGGAGTGCTGAGATTGCTGGATGCGCAAAGGGATGGCTTAATCAACAATTGGCTGGTGGAGATGCAGGCTGCATGTGTGGGGCATTTGGCACGGCAGAGATACCGGTGCTTGAAG GTGCAACAGATGGCTGTGAGATGTATCCAGCGAAATGTTCGGGTTCTGAACAGAGTGGCCAGCTGGAGCTGGTGGAAATTGCTATGTAGAATTCGTCCCCTGCTGGACGTCAATATAGATGAACACAAAGTCCGGGCCAAAGAG GATGAGATCAGAATACTGAGAGAGCGACTAGAGAAGTCTGAGAAGGAACGGAATGAACTTAGACAAACTGCAGACAACCTGGAgaccaag ACAATGGCTTTTGTATCTGAGCTGAGTGATGAGAGGTTTCGAGGCGAGGCTGTAAGTCAGGCcttagacacagagagagcagagagactTCGTCTCACTAAGGAAAACAAGGAGTTGCAG GATCGTTTGGATCAGAGTAAAGTCACTGTGGACGCACTAGAAAAGCAGCTGGcggaggagaagcagaaagccAAGAGCAAAGAGACTTTAAGTGTCATGGCTACAG acgGGGAACTACATCTGCAGTTGGATTGTGCACAGACGGAGGTGGAGTTTCTACGCAGACGTTTGCGTCAGACGGAGGAGAGGTTTGAGGCTGAGAAAGAAGCACGAAAACTTTTAGACACCAAG GTTTTGGAGCTGCAAGCCCAACTGGAACAGTCAAAGCGCACAGTCACCGAGCTAAAACGTCACTGCCGGCATGTGACTTCTGATCTGCAAGATGCCCGTGTACTTACTGACAGCTTGCAGGCCCGTACTCATGACCTGGATAGGAAGCAGAGGAG ATTTGACAGTGAGCTGACCAGGGCTCTAGAGGAAGCAGATAATGAAAGAGAGCAAAAGGACAAGGCCACTCATGAGAGTATAGCTCTACGGGGAGAGATCTTTTCTTTGCAAAGGACACTGAAG gaAAGTCGGTTGGAGATAGAGCATTTACATCATCAAAAACAAGAGTTGTGTGATCAGATCCGTGATCTGACTACGCCCCTGAAACTTGGCTCTGATTCAGTGCCTGAGCTGAAAAAGCAACTGCGTGAACTTGACAGCAAAGATAAGGAGCATGCTCAGGAGCTTGCCAACATGACATCCAAAATTCATCAACAGGAACAG GTACATCTGCGCTttgagatggagatggagagaatgaaacaaatccatcagaagGAGCTGGAGGACAAGGACGAAGAATTAGAGGATGTGCAGAAATCTTCACAGAGACGG CTCAGGCAGTTAGAGATGCAGCTGGAACAAGAATATGAAGAAAAACAGATGGTGGTGCATGAGAAACATGACTTAGAAGGACTGATCGCAACTCTGTGTGAACAG GTGGGACACAGAGATTTTGATGTGGAAAAGCGACTCAGGCGAGACTTAAAGCGTACCCACGCTCTGCTCAGTGATGCCCAGCTTATTCTGTCCACTATGGAACAAACTGGTCAGTGCCAGGCCCCAGGAACCAAGGAGCATTTGGAGAGACTGCACTATCAG CTGGAGGAGAGTGAGGCACGGCGTTTAGAGGCTGAGACTGTGCAGAAAACTCTTGCCATGGAGCTGGAGAATGCTCAGCTGGAGCTGGAGAGCATCTGCAAACAGAAGAGCCTg GTGGATGAACAGTTGACTCAGCTGCAGCATGAGAAGACCGACTTCCTGAAGAGGCTGGAGGAAGACCAAGAGGACCTCAATGAGCTCATGAAGAAACACAAAGCACTTATTGCtcag TCTTCTAGTGACATCGCTCAGATACGGGAGCTTCAGGCAGAGCTTGAAGAAGTGAAGAAGGAGAAACAGAGGCTACAGGAGCAG CTGCAAACAAGTTCAGCACATTTGCAGTTCCTGGAGTCTTCCACAGTGGCCCGGAGTATTGTGAGCAAGCAAGAGGCACGTGTGTGTGACCTAGAGAACAAACTGGAGTTCCAGAGAGGCCAGGTCAAGAGATTTGAG GTTCTAGTTCTACGTCTGAGGGACAGTGTGCTGAAGATGGGTGAGGAGCTGGAGCAGTCTGCTCAGGCTGaggcaagagaaagagagaactcACATTACTACCAGCAGAGGCTGGCAGACATGAGGTTAGAGATGGAGGATCTAAGCCTCAGAGAGCAGGAGAGTAGCCGTCGGCGCATGGAGCTG GAAATGCAAGTGGAAGAGCTTAGTGCAGTGCGTCAGACTCTACAAGCCGATCTGGAGACATCAATCCGACGTATTGCTGATCTACAGGCTGCCCTGGAGGAGGTGGAGTCAAGTGATGAAAGTGACACAGAAAG GGAGAACGCATCCAGTGTGGGCTCCAGCATTGGTTCTGACCAAGCTGGCATGGGCATACGCCGTTGGCTAGGAGAGTCACGTGGGGGTCAGAGGAGCTGTGGAGGTGGAGTATCTTCATATGCTGGAAGCACCACTGGTTCCCAGTCAGTCACAGATGCAATGAGCACCAGCAGCTACAG ATCATGTTCTCAGGAACTAGAGGACGATCCACCTGAAAACTCTAGACTGCCTAGGGCAACATCGTCAACTGCATTATCTGAGCTACTAGATGGCTTACGGAAAAAGCGGGCTGGGTGGGACAAAAGTTCAGAAGTGGATGAGGGCAGTACAGTATCACTACCAATTTATCAGCCCACAGCAGCCTCCAGCCTGCGCCGCCGAGCCCTCATGCTCTCCCCAGACACAAATGAGGGCTTGGAGGAGTTAGTGCGTCCTGGCATCCTGAAAATGCCTAGCCCTCTCCTTCCCCATTCTTCTAGCCTGCGCTCCCTGTCTGAATCCATGCCAACAGACACCTCAAACACATCCACTATGAGCAAGATAAACCGCTTTGGCTCTTGTGACTCACTCACATCAGTATTGTCTGCCAAGCAAATTCCTAACCTCTCTGtcctgaaagaaaaagaggactCTGGTAGTAAATCCCTGCCTGCCCTAAGCACCCATCATCCAATCCGCCACCAGTTGTTTAGGGGTCTGGCTGCTGAAAGTGATGGTGAAGCCCTAATTGGGTCAGAACCACTTGTCTTTCAGAATCAACGTCTTCTAGGTAATCCCAAAACTGACAAAGAGAGGGTTGGAAGCAATTTAGGGGACACCAACTCAGACATTGTCCCAGCCATTCGTAGATCACAGTCTATAAGCAGCTTAGCAAGTAGCAGCTCCAGAGGCGGTCAACGCCGTGCCTTAAGTGTGCACTTTGGTGCACTACCACCCTCCAGGGCATCATGCAAGGACTCCGATTCAGACTCTTCTGATTCCGAAGGCTCTCAGCACTGGAGTGGACCACAAGAAAAGAGGCTAGAGGCTGAAGGAAGTGAGGGGGACGTCAATTCAGTGATGAAAAAGTATTTGAGGAAAGCGGAGGTCGACTGA